In Fervidobacterium nodosum Rt17-B1, one genomic interval encodes:
- a CDS encoding AAA family ATPase, whose protein sequence is MFLNFLQQYNLTKDQIHAAKKLEDFIYDYLDFLIIQGSAGTGKTFLISQYVRYLFEKGKSFVILAPTGRAAKILHEKSGFETKTIHSEIYSFSHEKVDLESEIIKVYFCLKKPQRDNTIFIVDESSMISDNKQSDEELVFGSGKLLSDFIEYVKSGENNKIIFFGDEYQLPPTNSAFSPALDVKTLQENFHLKGEKIFLNEVVRQRTQSKILNNANTIKKHIDDENYLTLKFEYDGDEFVKTHDFIKEYNYSNPGEDIIIVSTNKKALEYNMEIRKKLGFQSQIEVGDILLNTKNVYCKDKVVFNGEFFKVEKVINYEGKDAFVGRKKYVLEFYDLELKNINSGEIIESKVFLNSLFSETADIDSDLKKALFSFCIDDMHKKTGLSQKSITQNLSKYLQDNPYLNALHVKYGYAITAHKSQGGEWDRAFIDPYYYNSTKTKEYFRWLYTSITRAKKKVYIKDLPIKIFSFNKLKIQNDFTLREKINISYNLNFNNEMLRELYTAFESIISKHSFNVLGIEHLQYQEVYYIKSGNHYLKVQLYYDKNYEPTSLKILETTNNEQALKMLSIINSEVQNSNNFNIDKNNKINSISISRCMKKTLENECVKIYIDGSYDESTKKIGAGFVVVKESNEEKIETYWRGFSNPEHVKHRNVAGEIYAALLAFEYAKNENLKCIEINYDYEGIEKWALGLWKTNTSLTKLYKEKYDYYSTFFRIKFNKVKAHTGEKYNEIADNLAKKAVNEEKYHVKYEIDL, encoded by the coding sequence ATGTTTTTGAACTTCCTTCAACAATACAACTTAACAAAAGATCAAATACATGCAGCTAAAAAACTAGAAGATTTTATTTATGATTATCTAGATTTTCTAATCATTCAAGGTAGCGCTGGTACAGGTAAAACGTTTTTAATATCTCAGTATGTGAGATATCTCTTCGAAAAAGGAAAAAGCTTTGTAATTCTCGCACCAACTGGTAGAGCTGCTAAAATCCTTCACGAAAAATCCGGATTTGAAACTAAGACTATTCACAGTGAAATTTACAGTTTTTCCCATGAGAAAGTAGATTTGGAAAGTGAAATCATCAAAGTATATTTTTGTTTAAAAAAACCACAACGTGATAACACAATTTTCATAGTAGACGAAAGCTCGATGATTTCAGACAATAAACAATCAGACGAGGAACTTGTCTTTGGGAGCGGAAAATTGCTCTCCGACTTTATCGAATATGTAAAAAGCGGTGAAAACAACAAAATTATATTTTTCGGGGATGAATACCAACTTCCACCAACAAATTCCGCTTTTTCCCCGGCATTAGATGTTAAAACCCTTCAGGAAAATTTTCATTTAAAGGGCGAAAAGATTTTTCTTAACGAAGTTGTTAGGCAAAGAACCCAAAGTAAAATATTAAATAATGCAAATACAATTAAAAAACATATCGACGATGAAAATTACTTAACTCTAAAGTTTGAGTACGACGGTGACGAATTTGTCAAAACACATGATTTCATAAAGGAATACAATTACTCAAATCCTGGCGAAGATATCATAATTGTTTCAACAAACAAAAAAGCTTTGGAGTACAATATGGAAATTAGGAAAAAGCTCGGATTCCAAAGCCAAATTGAAGTAGGCGATATATTACTTAATACAAAGAATGTTTACTGCAAAGATAAAGTAGTATTTAACGGCGAATTTTTTAAAGTCGAAAAAGTAATAAATTATGAGGGAAAAGACGCATTTGTTGGAAGAAAAAAGTATGTTTTGGAATTCTACGATTTAGAACTAAAAAATATAAATTCTGGTGAGATTATAGAATCCAAAGTATTTTTGAATTCCTTATTTTCAGAAACCGCAGATATAGATTCGGATTTAAAGAAAGCATTGTTTAGCTTTTGTATAGATGATATGCACAAGAAAACAGGTTTATCACAAAAAAGTATTACTCAAAATCTAAGTAAATACCTTCAAGATAACCCCTACTTAAACGCATTACACGTAAAATATGGTTACGCTATAACTGCACACAAATCTCAAGGTGGAGAATGGGATAGAGCTTTTATAGACCCATATTATTACAATTCTACAAAAACTAAGGAATATTTCAGATGGTTATACACATCGATAACCAGAGCCAAGAAAAAAGTCTATATAAAGGATTTACCAATAAAAATCTTTTCATTTAACAAATTGAAAATTCAAAATGATTTCACTTTAAGAGAAAAAATCAATATTTCATACAATTTGAACTTTAACAATGAAATGTTAAGAGAACTATACACAGCTTTTGAAAGCATAATATCTAAACATTCATTTAACGTATTGGGCATAGAGCATCTCCAATACCAAGAGGTTTATTATATCAAAAGTGGTAATCATTATCTCAAAGTCCAACTATATTACGATAAAAATTATGAACCAACAAGTCTGAAAATTTTGGAAACAACCAACAACGAACAAGCACTAAAAATGTTGAGTATCATCAATTCAGAAGTTCAAAATTCTAATAATTTTAATATTGATAAAAACAATAAAATTAATTCTATTTCTATAAGCAGGTGTATGAAAAAGACTTTAGAAAACGAATGCGTAAAAATCTATATAGACGGAAGCTACGACGAGTCCACGAAAAAAATTGGCGCAGGTTTTGTTGTTGTAAAAGAAAGCAATGAAGAGAAAATAGAAACGTACTGGAGAGGTTTCTCAAACCCAGAACACGTAAAACACCGAAATGTGGCTGGTGAAATATATGCAGCATTGCTGGCATTTGAATATGCGAAGAATGAAAATCTGAAATGCATAGAAATTAACTATGACTACGAAGGTATAGAAAAATGGGCTCTTGGTTTGTGGAAAACAAATACTAGCTTAACAAAATTATACAAAGAAAAGTACGATTACTATTCCACTTTTTTCAGAATAAAATTCAATAAAGTCAAAGCTCACACTGGGGAAAAATACAACGAAATAGCCGATAATTTAGCAAAGAAAGCTGTTAATGAAGAAAAATACCATGTAAAATATGAAATTGATTTATAA
- a CDS encoding type III PLP-dependent enzyme — translation MEKLRQIAEKYGTPVLVMDLNVIANNYRQLIENINNCKVYYAVKSNSHIEIVKFLKDMGSHFDVASRGEIEKLLSIGVEPSRMSFGNTIKKIEDIKFAYEVGIRMFAVDAEMEIEKIALVAPNADIYVRISTNGMEGDADWPLTRKFGTSVNHAIELVRYAKEKGLNPIGLSFHVGSQNYNPENWRTAIREASIVFEEAKQFGVEMKMINTGGGMPVRYVRDIPSIKKIAKVINEAVEEYLGNDITVIVEPGRSMVGNAGVMISRVILRSKKGDENWLYLDAGVFHGLTETIQNIRYRITVDGKEDEELEKFVLAGPTCDSVDVMYYDAMLPKSTTLGDIVYFFATGAYTTEYGTNFNGIASPSIIFENGILSEEIVEGSNTVETLITETQEQ, via the coding sequence ATGGAAAAACTTAGACAGATCGCTGAAAAATACGGAACACCAGTCTTAGTAATGGATTTAAACGTGATAGCAAACAACTATAGACAACTTATAGAAAACATAAATAATTGTAAAGTTTATTACGCAGTGAAGTCTAACTCTCATATTGAGATTGTGAAATTTTTAAAAGACATGGGGAGCCATTTTGATGTTGCATCACGCGGTGAAATTGAGAAACTTCTATCTATCGGTGTCGAACCATCTAGAATGAGCTTTGGAAACACAATAAAGAAAATTGAAGATATAAAGTTCGCTTACGAAGTTGGTATTAGGATGTTTGCAGTTGATGCGGAAATGGAAATCGAAAAGATTGCCCTTGTTGCTCCTAATGCTGACATATACGTGAGAATAAGTACTAACGGAATGGAAGGCGATGCTGATTGGCCACTCACAAGAAAATTTGGTACAAGCGTTAATCATGCTATCGAACTTGTAAGATATGCAAAAGAAAAAGGACTTAATCCAATTGGTTTGAGTTTCCATGTTGGTTCGCAAAATTACAATCCAGAGAACTGGAGAACAGCAATAAGAGAAGCTTCCATAGTTTTTGAAGAAGCTAAGCAATTTGGTGTAGAAATGAAAATGATAAATACAGGCGGCGGGATGCCAGTTCGCTACGTCAGGGATATACCTTCAATTAAAAAAATAGCAAAAGTTATAAACGAAGCTGTTGAAGAATATCTTGGAAATGATATAACAGTTATCGTTGAGCCTGGAAGATCAATGGTTGGTAATGCGGGAGTCATGATTTCCAGAGTAATTCTCAGAAGTAAAAAAGGTGACGAAAATTGGCTCTATTTAGATGCTGGAGTGTTCCATGGCTTGACAGAGACTATTCAAAACATAAGATACAGAATTACAGTTGACGGAAAAGAAGACGAAGAACTCGAAAAATTTGTTCTTGCAGGACCAACTTGTGATAGCGTTGATGTCATGTACTACGATGCGATGCTTCCAAAGAGTACGACACTTGGTGATATAGTTTACTTCTTCGCAACAGGCGCGTATACAACAGAGTACGGAACAAATTTCAATGGTATAGCTTCACCATCTATCATCTTCGAAAATGGAATTCTTTCAGAAGAAATCGTCGAAGGTTCAAACACTGTTGAAACTTTGATTACAGAGACTCAAGAGCAATAA
- a CDS encoding sensor domain-containing diguanylate cyclase, which translates to MSIKELFFVYTCIIVGLIMIITTQPVVFNTDIPLLGIALALLFFSQSVEIPIGGLVFNIKSFSMLYLLLFIRPESILILSIITLLVYIKDLRRFLFKVSFEVLQIGFGTLLFKASPNDYLKIISFAIGYMLSNVLVTIFYIKFFGKTNVKAYIRAFLLVFALSLFGSMILTTIYTFNEVKLSSLIFVSVLYSGFLIQLYYTVFSELWHKELTLEKEQIAREIENLKKLPEILEKSSKEDIDDVLQDVLATTCKLIGFEYALLSIFDFRSGKVTRISKYGIKDEDFEKLKQNRPDIKSTYVLMQQRFDVGGAYFIPNGSVDLSQSSIYRPSEYFKLEVENAWDPNDLFIVPLIYKNKTIGYISFDKPTNMLRPSKREIELAKFFAWQITRLLSESKYSVFFLSDYKKEQTYAFLMEEISKNIEFGKSFLIVYVDIDKFEKVNITHGFKAGDEMLQELRNISEEEIKNLGIFSQFNDELIMLLWSMSKSDGVLVAERIIEKFKRKYPDVSLSVSVVKYPTDAQTFDELLEKIKVALTTAKKSGGGRIVTL; encoded by the coding sequence TTGAGTATTAAAGAACTTTTCTTTGTATATACATGTATTATTGTTGGTTTGATAATGATTATCACAACACAACCTGTTGTATTTAATACAGATATACCTTTACTTGGTATAGCTCTGGCTTTGTTGTTTTTCTCCCAATCTGTTGAAATACCTATAGGAGGATTAGTATTTAATATTAAGAGTTTTAGCATGCTTTACTTATTGCTTTTTATTCGGCCAGAAAGTATACTAATACTGAGTATTATTACTCTACTTGTTTACATAAAAGATTTACGTCGTTTCCTATTCAAGGTCTCTTTCGAAGTATTACAAATTGGATTTGGCACTCTATTGTTTAAAGCATCTCCAAATGATTATCTTAAAATAATATCATTCGCAATCGGCTATATGCTTAGTAATGTTTTGGTGACGATTTTTTACATTAAGTTTTTTGGAAAAACAAATGTAAAAGCTTATATAAGGGCATTTTTGCTTGTATTTGCGTTATCTTTATTCGGCTCAATGATTTTAACAACTATATACACATTCAACGAAGTCAAGTTATCCTCACTGATTTTTGTTTCAGTTCTTTATTCTGGATTTTTGATACAACTTTATTACACTGTATTTTCTGAACTTTGGCACAAAGAACTTACATTGGAAAAGGAACAAATAGCAAGAGAGATAGAAAATCTTAAGAAATTACCGGAAATTCTCGAGAAAAGTTCAAAAGAAGATATAGACGATGTTTTACAAGATGTTTTAGCTACAACTTGTAAGCTAATAGGATTTGAGTACGCATTGCTTAGTATATTTGATTTCAGGAGCGGGAAAGTAACAAGAATATCAAAGTATGGTATAAAAGATGAGGATTTTGAAAAATTAAAACAAAACAGGCCTGATATAAAATCGACTTACGTTTTAATGCAACAACGCTTTGATGTCGGTGGTGCTTACTTTATCCCAAACGGAAGTGTTGATTTATCCCAATCATCAATTTACAGACCATCTGAATACTTTAAATTAGAGGTTGAAAATGCTTGGGATCCAAATGATTTATTCATTGTCCCATTGATTTACAAAAACAAAACAATAGGATATATAAGTTTTGATAAACCAACAAATATGCTAAGGCCTTCAAAACGTGAAATTGAACTTGCCAAGTTTTTTGCATGGCAGATAACTAGATTACTATCAGAAAGTAAATATTCCGTTTTCTTCCTTTCCGATTACAAAAAAGAGCAAACATACGCATTTCTTATGGAAGAAATCTCGAAAAATATCGAATTTGGGAAGAGTTTTCTAATAGTTTACGTTGACATTGATAAATTTGAAAAGGTAAATATAACGCATGGTTTTAAAGCTGGGGACGAAATGTTACAAGAACTTAGAAATATTTCTGAGGAAGAAATTAAAAACCTTGGAATTTTTTCACAATTCAACGACGAACTTATAATGCTACTATGGTCAATGAGCAAATCGGACGGGGTGCTAGTCGCAGAGAGAATAATTGAAAAATTCAAGAGAAAGTATCCAGATGTCAGTTTAAGTGTTAGCGTTGTTAAATATCCAACTGATGCACAAACATTTGATGAATTACTTGAAAAAATTAAAGTAGCTTTGACAACAGCTAAAAAATCTGGAGGAGGACGTATCGTAACATTATGA
- the truA gene encoding tRNA pseudouridine(38-40) synthase TruA, which translates to MRRVAIEFSYDGTDFFGYQIQNNVRTVQGELEKALEKVFKIHIDTYAAGRTDTGVHANGQVVSFDCPNDRLMENDIKNAINANLPGDIYIKKVWFTHPTFNPRYEAKRRIYHYYIDTSKSKNLFTRRYVWWFPYELDIEKMRIAAKYLIGEHDFISFSKKGEENTKTIRTINNLRIIEIKNGLILIRVEGISFLRGMVRSIVANLVRVGTGIWEPEKVKEVLESKDRSKSAGLAPAHGLFLYKVLF; encoded by the coding sequence ATGAGACGTGTAGCTATTGAATTTTCCTACGATGGAACGGACTTTTTTGGTTATCAGATTCAAAATAATGTAAGAACTGTCCAAGGTGAATTGGAAAAAGCATTAGAAAAGGTCTTTAAAATCCATATAGATACATACGCTGCGGGACGGACGGATACAGGTGTACATGCAAATGGTCAAGTAGTATCGTTCGACTGCCCAAATGATAGGCTAATGGAAAATGATATAAAAAATGCAATAAATGCTAATTTACCTGGTGATATTTACATAAAAAAAGTATGGTTCACACATCCAACTTTTAATCCACGTTACGAAGCGAAAAGAAGAATTTACCATTATTATATAGATACATCCAAATCCAAGAATCTTTTTACAAGGCGGTACGTGTGGTGGTTTCCATATGAACTTGACATTGAAAAAATGAGAATAGCCGCTAAATATTTGATTGGAGAACACGATTTCATTTCTTTCAGCAAAAAAGGCGAAGAGAATACCAAAACTATAAGAACGATAAACAATTTAAGAATAATTGAAATAAAAAATGGACTAATTCTAATCCGAGTTGAAGGAATATCATTTTTGAGAGGGATGGTAAGGAGCATCGTAGCAAACCTCGTACGTGTTGGAACTGGAATATGGGAACCTGAAAAAGTAAAGGAGGTGTTAGAATCAAAAGATCGTTCAAAATCAGCTGGTTTAGCACCTGCGCATGGATTATTCTTATACAAAGTTTTATTTTAG
- a CDS encoding TlyA family RNA methyltransferase: MENKVLRLDQLLILKGFVESRTKAQQMIENGLVLLDGKVCTKPSKKCHSDSKIIILDDLKYVSRAGYKLEGLLKEYKIDVSGKIACDIGSSTGGFIDCLLQNGVKKVYAVDVNTKQLHSKISLDDRVVKIEKNARYISKKDISDKLDIITIDVSFISITKLLEGILQLSENYTKIISLIKPQFETTNTDKGIVKDKKTHIEVIRKIVKAFRDEGLYCEYLTYSKLPGADGNIEFFGVFSKEPVHSISKSDIISIVDTAWEELK, encoded by the coding sequence TTGGAAAATAAAGTTCTAAGACTTGATCAGTTATTAATTTTGAAAGGTTTTGTTGAAAGTAGAACGAAGGCTCAACAAATGATTGAAAACGGGCTTGTACTATTAGATGGCAAAGTATGTACAAAACCATCAAAAAAATGTCATTCAGATTCAAAAATTATCATTCTTGATGATTTAAAGTACGTTAGCAGAGCAGGATATAAACTTGAAGGTTTATTAAAAGAATATAAAATAGATGTTAGTGGAAAAATAGCATGTGATATAGGCAGTTCAACAGGTGGATTTATAGATTGCCTTCTTCAAAATGGTGTAAAAAAGGTTTATGCTGTTGACGTAAATACAAAACAGTTACACTCAAAGATTTCTTTAGATGATCGTGTTGTGAAAATTGAAAAAAATGCACGGTATATTTCTAAAAAAGATATAAGTGACAAACTTGATATAATAACAATTGATGTCTCTTTCATATCCATCACAAAATTACTGGAAGGTATTCTTCAATTGTCTGAAAATTACACAAAAATAATATCACTAATAAAACCTCAATTCGAAACAACAAATACGGATAAGGGTATAGTAAAAGATAAAAAAACTCATATTGAAGTCATAAGAAAAATTGTCAAAGCTTTCCGTGATGAAGGCCTATACTGCGAATACTTAACATATTCGAAATTACCAGGTGCTGATGGCAATATAGAGTTTTTTGGTGTATTTTCAAAAGAACCTGTACACTCTATAAGCAAAAGTGATATAATAAGTATCGTAGATACAGCTTGGGAGGAACTAAAATGA
- a CDS encoding chemotaxis protein CheA — protein sequence MSEFNEYLGVFIDESKEYIQLLNESLLELEKNTDDVEQINKAFRALHTLKGMAGTMGFEHLAKLCHRMENYLDAVRSGKVTISSDELDYLFGGLDLIEKMLQSIVNKGNDEIEEDISQIVEIFERIAAGEKVSSKKVAEKTTEIIKEEIKTEKEIGKAKIGELFTQEVIKDVLMEAAKKNIPAYHVIVNLQEGTQLKSARMYMVFHSLEEIGIEIINSIPPVEDIENENFDLTVELLCVGNVSQEKIYEKVMNVSEIKSVVVKPLKIEKEEEEGEKKVEQKEKNTEEQKKVKVTQTVRVDIEKLDNLMNLMGELVIARSRIADILKKYNIKEVDESLAQLSRITLDLQNVVMKVRMVPIEFVFNRFPRMVRDLSKNLGKEINFIMEGEETELDRTFVEVIGDPLVHLIRNAIDHGIESKEERIALGKPPVGTVKLSARHEGNNVVIEVEDDGRGMNKEKIIKKAIEKGLITEEKALTLPDEKVFEFIFLPGFSTKEQVSELSGRGVGMDVVKNTIDSLNGTVSIESKPGKGTKVTIRLPLTLAIIQALLVKVNNYVYAIPISIIDSTLIISSEDIKVVQNEEVIVIRGEVIPIIKLWEVFGMEHEQNPHEMNVVVVKSGAKKYGLAVDTLIGQEDIVIKSLGKVFSDVKIFSGGATLGDGSIALILDITNIVE from the coding sequence ATGAGTGAGTTTAACGAATACTTGGGAGTATTTATTGACGAATCGAAAGAATATATTCAATTGTTAAATGAATCCTTGCTTGAGCTTGAGAAAAACACAGATGATGTTGAGCAAATCAACAAAGCGTTCAGAGCCTTGCACACATTGAAAGGTATGGCAGGAACCATGGGTTTTGAACACCTTGCAAAGTTGTGCCATAGAATGGAGAATTACCTTGATGCTGTTAGGTCCGGAAAAGTTACTATATCCAGTGACGAGCTTGATTACCTATTTGGTGGTCTTGATTTAATTGAAAAGATGCTCCAAAGTATTGTGAATAAAGGTAATGACGAAATCGAAGAAGATATTTCTCAAATTGTTGAAATATTTGAGAGAATAGCGGCTGGTGAAAAAGTTTCATCAAAAAAAGTTGCTGAAAAAACTACAGAAATAATCAAAGAAGAGATAAAAACTGAGAAAGAAATTGGAAAAGCTAAGATTGGTGAACTCTTCACCCAAGAAGTAATAAAAGATGTTTTAATGGAGGCCGCAAAGAAAAACATCCCAGCTTATCACGTAATTGTAAATCTACAGGAAGGTACTCAATTAAAATCTGCGAGAATGTACATGGTCTTCCATTCTCTGGAAGAAATTGGTATTGAGATTATTAATTCAATACCACCGGTCGAAGATATAGAAAATGAAAATTTTGATCTTACTGTTGAATTGTTATGTGTTGGAAATGTTTCACAAGAAAAAATATACGAAAAAGTAATGAACGTTTCAGAAATAAAAAGCGTTGTCGTAAAACCTTTAAAAATTGAAAAAGAAGAAGAAGAAGGGGAAAAGAAAGTTGAGCAAAAAGAAAAAAACACAGAAGAACAAAAAAAGGTAAAGGTAACTCAAACTGTAAGAGTGGATATTGAAAAATTAGATAATCTAATGAACCTTATGGGTGAACTTGTTATCGCAAGAAGCAGAATTGCTGATATACTTAAAAAATATAATATTAAAGAGGTTGATGAATCTCTAGCACAGTTAAGTAGAATTACATTAGACCTTCAAAACGTTGTTATGAAAGTAAGAATGGTACCTATTGAATTCGTCTTTAACAGATTCCCAAGGATGGTAAGAGACCTTTCAAAGAATTTAGGAAAGGAAATTAACTTTATAATGGAAGGTGAAGAAACAGAGTTAGATAGAACGTTCGTTGAGGTAATAGGTGATCCTCTTGTCCACCTTATTCGTAATGCTATAGACCACGGAATTGAGTCAAAAGAAGAAAGAATTGCTTTAGGTAAACCCCCTGTCGGAACAGTTAAACTTTCCGCAAGGCATGAAGGAAATAATGTAGTTATAGAAGTAGAAGATGATGGTAGAGGTATGAACAAAGAAAAAATAATCAAGAAAGCAATTGAAAAAGGATTAATTACAGAAGAAAAAGCTTTGACATTACCTGATGAAAAAGTTTTTGAATTCATATTTTTACCTGGATTTTCAACAAAAGAACAAGTAAGCGAACTTTCTGGTCGTGGTGTCGGAATGGATGTCGTGAAAAATACAATTGATTCACTAAATGGTACAGTCTCAATAGAAAGTAAACCTGGAAAGGGAACGAAAGTAACAATTAGACTGCCTCTCACACTTGCGATAATACAAGCATTACTCGTTAAGGTTAATAATTACGTTTACGCAATTCCAATATCGATTATAGATAGCACATTAATCATATCTTCGGAAGACATAAAAGTTGTCCAAAACGAAGAAGTAATAGTAATAAGAGGCGAAGTAATTCCTATTATTAAACTTTGGGAAGTATTTGGAATGGAACATGAACAAAATCCACATGAAATGAACGTAGTTGTTGTAAAGTCTGGAGCAAAGAAATATGGGCTTGCCGTTGATACACTAATCGGGCAGGAAGACATTGTTATCAAATCACTTGGAAAAGTATTTAGCGACGTAAAAATATTCAGTGGTGGCGCAACGTTGGGTGATGGTAGCATTGCCTTAATTCTTGACATCACCAACATAGTTGAGTGA
- a CDS encoding chemotaxis protein CheW codes for MEEIREFEVLVFKALNQEMAIDVEMVEIVIDKTDITPVPKARKIIEGVINLRGKIIPVISLPTLLAGSDSKENQKKIVIVKIEDVEFGLIVNEVVGVLRTNSSELETNLGKINTYGKKAKGLIKKGTRLIVYLNLEEILREITGSEVA; via the coding sequence ATGGAAGAAATTAGGGAATTTGAAGTCCTTGTCTTTAAAGCTTTAAATCAAGAAATGGCAATAGACGTTGAAATGGTAGAAATTGTTATAGATAAAACAGATATTACGCCTGTACCAAAAGCAAGAAAAATCATTGAAGGCGTAATTAATCTAAGGGGTAAAATTATTCCTGTTATAAGTTTACCAACTTTGCTCGCAGGAAGTGACAGTAAAGAAAATCAGAAGAAAATAGTAATAGTGAAAATCGAAGACGTGGAGTTTGGACTTATAGTAAATGAAGTTGTTGGGGTTTTAAGAACAAATTCTTCTGAATTGGAAACAAACCTCGGCAAAATAAACACATATGGAAAAAAAGCAAAAGGATTAATAAAAAAAGGCACAAGATTAATTGTTTATTTAAACTTAGAAGAAATATTAAGAGAAATAACTGGTTCGGAGGTGGCGTAA
- the cheY gene encoding chemotaxis protein CheY gives MAKVLVVDDAAFMRMMLKDILTKAGHEVVGEAANGVEAVEKYKELKPDVVTMDITMPEMNGIDAIKEIKKFDPNATVIVCSAMGQQAMVIEAIQAGAKDFIVKPFQAARVIEAIQKVLK, from the coding sequence ATGGCAAAAGTCTTGGTTGTTGATGATGCAGCATTTATGAGAATGATGTTGAAAGACATCCTTACAAAAGCTGGTCACGAGGTTGTTGGTGAAGCTGCAAATGGCGTTGAAGCTGTTGAAAAGTACAAAGAACTTAAACCCGACGTAGTAACAATGGACATAACTATGCCGGAAATGAACGGAATAGACGCAATTAAGGAAATTAAAAAATTTGATCCAAACGCGACTGTTATCGTTTGCAGCGCAATGGGTCAACAAGCGATGGTTATTGAGGCAATTCAAGCTGGTGCAAAAGACTTTATTGTAAAACCTTTCCAGGCAGCGAGAGTTATCGAAGCTATACAGAAAGTTTTGAAATAA
- a CDS encoding FliO/MopB family protein, producing MTKIKELINFFIGLSLFIILMFVTYWFIKRKLPNVVGGRFAKVISRVYIDRNTYLALVRIFKEYYVILVSPGKTEVIKKLDTIDEGELEEEPQDFKSILHKYVGGKK from the coding sequence GTGACGAAAATAAAGGAATTAATTAATTTCTTCATAGGTCTTTCGTTATTTATAATCCTTATGTTTGTTACATATTGGTTTATTAAAAGAAAGCTCCCCAACGTTGTTGGGGGGCGTTTTGCTAAAGTAATAAGTAGAGTATACATCGATAGAAATACTTACCTTGCTCTCGTAAGAATTTTTAAAGAATATTACGTTATACTTGTTAGTCCCGGAAAAACAGAAGTTATAAAAAAACTTGATACAATTGACGAAGGTGAGTTAGAAGAAGAACCACAAGATTTTAAAAGTATACTGCACAAATATGTGGGTGGTAAAAAGTGA
- the fliP gene encoding flagellar type III secretion system pore protein FliP (The bacterial flagellar biogenesis protein FliP forms a type III secretion system (T3SS)-type pore required for flagellar assembly.), whose translation MKRFFTILFLIFLISSIFSQDEVPIPGISIQVTPTQQPRDLVATLEILLILTVLTLAPSILILFTSFTRIIIVFSFTRNALGTRQVPPNQVLIGLALILTFFIMQPTWNEINTNALTPYMDGKITYQEFFSRTMASVRKFMINELVNHHNEDNVFTIANALKQNVTKIEEAPDSLLTAAFVLGEVEIGFKMGILIYIPFIVIDMVVASILLSLGMIMIPPVLVSLPFKVLVFVLANGWESIIVSLVKSFAY comes from the coding sequence GTGAAAAGGTTTTTCACAATACTTTTTCTCATTTTTCTCATTTCATCAATATTTTCACAAGACGAAGTCCCAATTCCTGGAATAAGCATCCAAGTAACTCCCACACAACAACCTCGAGATTTAGTAGCAACTCTTGAAATTTTATTAATTCTAACTGTATTAACATTAGCTCCTAGCATATTAATACTTTTTACATCTTTCACCAGGATAATAATAGTTTTTTCATTTACAAGAAATGCTCTCGGTACAAGACAAGTACCACCTAACCAGGTATTAATAGGTTTGGCTTTGATTCTAACATTCTTCATAATGCAACCTACATGGAATGAAATAAATACCAATGCTTTAACACCTTATATGGACGGAAAAATAACTTACCAAGAATTCTTTTCAAGAACTATGGCTTCCGTAAGAAAATTCATGATAAACGAACTTGTTAATCATCATAACGAAGATAATGTATTTACAATTGCCAACGCTTTGAAACAAAATGTAACAAAAATTGAGGAAGCTCCTGATTCACTTTTAACTGCTGCGTTTGTACTTGGGGAAGTTGAAATAGGTTTTAAAATGGGGATATTAATTTACATACCATTTATCGTAATAGATATGGTCGTTGCAAGTATTCTTCTTTCATTGGGTATGATTATGATTCCTCCAGTTTTAGTATCTTTACCTTTTAAAGTTCTTGTATTTGTACTTGCTAACGGTTGGGAATCGATAATTGTCAGTTTAGTAAAGAGTTTCGCGTATTAA